One window of Drosophila busckii strain San Diego stock center, stock number 13000-0081.31 chromosome 3L, ASM1175060v1, whole genome shotgun sequence genomic DNA carries:
- the LOC108600932 gene encoding microfibrillar-associated protein 1, with protein MSAPTALTGIQCTAGAIPVRNEKGEISMQKVKVQRYISGKRPDYARADSSSEESDDDDFVDNRKRLERHKAERHKLELSRRDSGDHGAPAEDEAEVDDPRLRRLRTRTGDMEDLERERRERHRHIHEPEMLDSASEEEQELEDNHKIERGTNKITLASESDTDSELSDTELEKRRSKLRARMLQQQREEEVLQKEDEKQSESSESESSEYEEETESEEDNEPRLKPLFVRKRDRATIQEKEREAQRQKQLEAEAKRAAKERRRATLRLVEESVKKDLEKIKPETNEASIDDVCTADENDEVEYEAWKLRELKRMKRDREERENADREKLEIDRMRNMTEEERRMELRANPKLVTNKATKGKYKFLQKYYHRGAFYLDEENDVLKRDFAQATLEDHFDKTILPKVMQVKNFGRCGRTKYTHLVDQDTTKFDSPWYAETSNNMKFHNERAGGMRQQFDKPTGSKRKKLE; from the exons ATGAGCGCTCCAACTGCTCTGACGGGTATACAATGCACCGCTGGTGCTATACCCGTACGAAATGAGAAAG GCGAGATCTCGATGCAAAAGGTAAAGGTGCAGCGTTATATATCGGGTAAACGGCCCGATTATGCGCGTGCCGATTCTAGTTCGGAGGAGAGCGACGATGATGATTTTGTGGACAATCGCAAGCGCTTGGAGCGCCACAAGGCCGAACGACACAAACTGGAGCTAAGTCGACGCGACAGTGGTGATCATGGCGCACCTGCAGAGGATGAGGCTGAAGTGGATGATCCACGTCTCCGACGACTGCGTACGCGAACAGGAGACATGGAGGACTTGGAACGAGAGCGCCGTGAGCGTCACAGACATATACACGAACCTGAAATGTTAGACAGTGCCAGCGAAGAAGAGCAAGAGCTAGAGGACAATCATAAGATCGAGCGAGGTACCAATAAAATCACGCTCGCCTCAGAATCCGACACCGACTCGGAGTTAAGCGACACAGAGTTAGAGAAGCGACGCTCCAAATTGCGAGCGCgtatgctgcagcagcaacgcgaGGAGGAAGTGCTGCAAAAGGAAGACGAAAAGCAATCTGAGTCCTCCGAATCGGAGAGCTCAGAGTATGAGGAAGAAACCGAAAGTGAGGAGGACAATGAACCTCGTCTCAAGCCGCTGTTTGTGCGCAAACGAGATCGTGCCACCATACAAGAGAAGGAACGTGAGGCACAGCGGCAAAAGCAGCTGGAAGCAGAGGCCAAGCGCGCTGCTAAGGAGAGACGACGCGCAACGTTGCGGCTGGTGGAGGAAAGCGTCAAAAAAGATCTAGAGAAGATTAAGCCTGAGACGAACGAAGCCAGCATTGACGATGTCTGTACAGCCGATGAGAATGATGAGGTAGAGTATGAGGCCTGGAAGCTGCGCGAGCTCAAGCGGATGAAACGTGATCGCGAAGAGCGCGAAAA TGCCGACCGCGAGAAACTGGAAATTGACCGCATGCGAAATATGACAGAAGAGGAGCGACGAATGGAGCTGCGCGCCAATCCCAAACTAGTCACTAACAAGGCTACCAaaggcaaatacaaatttctgCAAAAGTACTATCATCGCGGTGCCTTCTATCTTGACGAGGAGAATGATGTGCTCAAGCGGGATTTCGCCCAGGCGACGCTAGAAGACCACTTTGACAAGACAATATTGCCCAAGGTGATGCAAGTGAAGAACTTTGGACGCTGCGGTCGCACCAAATACACTCATCTGGTTGATCAGGATACCACGAAGTTTGATTCACCTTGGTACGCAGAGACGTCGAACAATATGAAGTTTCATAATGAACGCGCCGGTGGCATGAGGCAACAGTTTGACAAACCTACGGGCTCTAAACGCAAGAAGCTggagtaa
- the LOC108600930 gene encoding uncharacterized protein LOC108600930 isoform X1, with amino-acid sequence MVTLRFTASEKPMLFLEPDIIYRIGSRSGLELHSDDESMELAHATITLLSDDTVKLCAVGGRIYVNGSETEVRRITRTDANNGQVELRFGNAAAKLHFIDFEEALNSTGLAEDSVDITPDSFLIPETAPASANATSNMDSFNIPETQAVNFAMCDDFIIPETQDVRPALSNAPEPNVSEDDSSELGSQIRMCTQDFNEVNEDAFDDLDSSLLLKQASESKFNQTTDTSALNWSVTTPGRFEQDVTGKVPDADVPCTPDILELLEGNYSNEGQEAPATLETPEETPQDAIEDFDSSLLLKPARASKCNQVKDTTTLNWTGTNRNSTKHQHQSVRSEGHCITPELFQQDEAGKAEATDLPRTSDILELLEGNNSNEDQQASAALETPETTPTEQQERHEQDFIATQLFVRQDAIDDFDSSLLMEPPRRVSSTKIGNLVVPAISTNNSKRCSINHQDAQDLLPTQPFLKLKDLVDNQGNFQDFIATQAFISVAALEPSEDVPTEQQEQEHHDQDFMPTQPFVRFSSTKVDNVMESAISTNNSNNQYAQDFIPTQPFVKRKHQENLQDFIPTQAFTSPTVSPKATPPTQDMLATQLFVPQNEKTVAVVAENALDITNTLSMYDELDNELIGLVALADQSISPSDNQNLSESRLLELTGLKPCEVALQRKRASPSIETSEVTANKQLRIRQEPASAKVKKVRTVSTDSSVSGSESALSHRLLKSRNRKTKAVFKSTTSTPATKVHVAAKKEDLQSDSEDSNSIKQAASLNSQRLVRIRNCSLLAESFKYQAAEAILNKSQLNGEKTKAEQPTSSEASAQLHSLKDINSYLRSIKYSGHKIKISTSMCNLKQLEKLLSSLRNAIELSADPVRSDVLIMDRGERTYKFLVTVASGKPILCTKWLQSLKDTRSITVKPTHLFNDDKFETQYKFQPLATTKQAKLLRNIDFMLGTEIQPSAQELKAIIECAGGTVFTKPPRKNRFYMVASKDDMRSFQSLHSCDNVVYIKTEGVMQALVQNRVELLESYKLDIS; translated from the exons ATGGTAACTCTTAGATTTACTGCTTCCGAAAAGCCCATGCTGTTCTTAGAGCCAGATATTATTTACCGTATAGGCAGCAGATCAGGCTTGGAGCTACATAGTGACGATGAG TCCATGGAGTTGGCACATGCCACAATTACCTTGCTATCGGACGACACTGTTAAGCTTTGCGCTGTGGGTGGCAGGATCTATGTGAATGGAAGCGAAACCGAAGTTCGGCGCATTACAAGAACAGACGCTAACAATGGACAGGTAGAGCTTCGTTTTGGCAATGCCGCCGCCAAACTGCACTTTATTGATTTCGAAGAG GCACTCAATAGCACCGGCTTGGCAGAAGATTCGGTTGACATAACGCCTGATAGTTTCCTTATACCAGAAACGGCGCCAGCCTCGGCAAACGCTACAAGCAACATGGACAGCTTTAATATACCCGAAACACAGGCTGTTAACTTTGCCATGTGTGATGATTTTATTATACCCGAAACACAAGATGTGCGGCCGGCTCTGTCTAACGCTCCAGAACCAAACGTAAGCGAAGATGATTCCTCGGAACTCGGGTCACAGATACGTATGTGTACGCAGGACTTTAACGAGGTGAATGAGGATGCCTTCGATGATTTGGATTCGTCTTTGCTGCTGAAGCAGGCAAGTGAATCCAAATTCAATCAGACAACAG ATACATCTGCTTTGAATTGGTCTGTTACCACCCCTGGTCGCTTTGAGCAGGATGTAACTGGTAAAGTTCCAGATGCAGATGTACCCTGCACACCGGATATATTGGAATTGCTGGAAGGCAATTATTCCAATGAAGGTCAGGAAGCGCCAGCTACTTTGGAAACGCCAGAGGAGACGCCCCAGGACGCCATCGAAGATTTTGATTCGTCCTTGCTGCTGAAGCCGGCACGTGCATCCAAATGCAACCAGGTAAAAG ATACCACTACGTTGAATTGGACTGGTACCAATAGGAACAGCACTAAGCATCAGCATCAGAGTGTTCGTAGCGAAGGACACTGCATTACACCTGAACTTTTTCAGCAGGATGAGGCCGGCAAAGCTGAAGCGACAGATCTACCGCGCACATCGGATATATTGGAGTTGCTGGAAGGCAATAATTCCAATGAGGACCAGCAAGCTTCAGCTGCTTTGGAAACACCAGAGACTACGCCAACAGAGCAACAGGAGCGACATGAGCAAGATTTTATTGCTACACAATTATTTGTCAGGCAGGATGCCATCGATGATTTTGATTCGTCCTTGCTGATGGAGCCGCCACGCAGAGTCAGTTCAACTAAAATTGGCAATTTGGTGGTGCCTGCAATATCCACAAATAACTCAAAAAGATGCAGCATCAATCACCAGGACGCCCAGGACTTGTTGCCAACGCAGCCATTTTTAAAGCTGAAAGACTTGGTAGACAACCAGGGAAACTTTCAGGACTTTATTGCCACACAAGCGTTTATAAGTGTAGCTGCCTTAGAACCATCAGAGGATGTGCCCACAGAGCAACAGGAGCAGGAGCATCATGATCAAGATTTTATGCCTACACAACCATTTGTCAGGTTCAGTTCAACAAAAGTTGACAATGTAATGGAGTCTGCAATATCCACAAATAACTCCAATAATCAGTACGCACAGGATTTTATACCAACACAGCCATTTGTGAAGCGCAAGCATCAGGAAAACTTGCAGGACTTTATACCCACGCAAGCGTTTACAAGTCCTACAGTGTCACCAAAAGCTACTCCGCCTACGCAGGATATGCTGGCGACGCAATTATTTGTACCACAAAATGAAAAGACagtagctgttgttgccgAGAACGCTCTGGACATAACCAACACTTTAAGCATGTACGACGAACTAGATAACGAGTTGATAGGGCTTGTTGCCTTAGCTGACCAGTCGATTTCACCCTCAGACAATCAGAATTTAAGTGAGAGCAGACTGCTTGAATTGACAGGG TTGAAGCCATGTGAAGTAGCCCTACAACGAAAACGTGCCTCACCTAGCATTGAAACCTCAGAAGTAACAG CTAACAAGCAACTTCGCATTCGTCAAGAGCCTGCgtcagcaaaagtaaaaaaagtGCGTACAGTCAGTACAGACAGTTCAGTGAGCGGTTCTGAGTCCGCATTGT CTCACCGCTTGCTGAAATCACGcaacagaaaaacaaaagcagtatTTAAGTCCACTACCTCTACGCCAGCAACGAAAGTCCATGTGGCTGCTAAAAAAGAAGACTTACAGTCTGACAGCGAAGACTCTAACAGTATCAAACAAGCAGCTTCCCTGAACTCTCAACGGCTGGTTAGAATAAGAAATTGTTCACTGTTGGCGGAGAGTTTTAAATAtcaagcagctgaagcaattttaaataaatcccAACTAAACGGAGAGAAAACAAAGGCGGAGCAACCAACAAGTTCCGAGGCATCTGCTCAGCTTCACTCATTGAAAG ACATCAATTCCTACTTAAGGAGCATTAAATACTCTggacacaaaataaaaatctcaACGTCCATGTGTAATCTTAAACAATTGGAAAAGCTGCTTAGCTCGCTCAGAA ATGCTATAGAGTTATCTGCAGACCCCGTTCGGTCGGATGTGTTGATTATGGACCGTGGCGAGCGCACTTATAAGTTTCTAGTAACAGTCGCCAGCGGCAAACCCATACTCTGTACCAAGTGGCTGCAGTCCCTAAAGGATACACGTTCTATAACAGTTAAGCCAACGCATCTCTTCAATGATGACAAATTTGAAACGCAGTACAAATTCCAGCCTTTGGCTACGACGAAGCAAGCCAAACTATTAAGGAACATAGACTTCATGTTGGGCACTGAGATACAGCCTTCTGCCCAGGAATTGAAAG cTATTATAGAATGCGCTGGCGGCACAGTATTTACCAAACCTCCGCGCAAAAATCGTTTTTATATGGTGGCTTCCAAAGATGATATGCGCAGTTTCCAAAGTCTGCACAGCTGTGATAATGTGGTCTATATCAAAACGGAGGGCGTCATGCAGGCGCTAGTGCAAAATCGGGTAGAGCTGCTTGAAAGCTACAAACTTGAcattagttaa
- the LOC108600930 gene encoding uncharacterized protein LOC108600930 isoform X2 gives MELAHATITLLSDDTVKLCAVGGRIYVNGSETEVRRITRTDANNGQVELRFGNAAAKLHFIDFEEALNSTGLAEDSVDITPDSFLIPETAPASANATSNMDSFNIPETQAVNFAMCDDFIIPETQDVRPALSNAPEPNVSEDDSSELGSQIRMCTQDFNEVNEDAFDDLDSSLLLKQASESKFNQTTDTSALNWSVTTPGRFEQDVTGKVPDADVPCTPDILELLEGNYSNEGQEAPATLETPEETPQDAIEDFDSSLLLKPARASKCNQVKDTTTLNWTGTNRNSTKHQHQSVRSEGHCITPELFQQDEAGKAEATDLPRTSDILELLEGNNSNEDQQASAALETPETTPTEQQERHEQDFIATQLFVRQDAIDDFDSSLLMEPPRRVSSTKIGNLVVPAISTNNSKRCSINHQDAQDLLPTQPFLKLKDLVDNQGNFQDFIATQAFISVAALEPSEDVPTEQQEQEHHDQDFMPTQPFVRFSSTKVDNVMESAISTNNSNNQYAQDFIPTQPFVKRKHQENLQDFIPTQAFTSPTVSPKATPPTQDMLATQLFVPQNEKTVAVVAENALDITNTLSMYDELDNELIGLVALADQSISPSDNQNLSESRLLELTGLKPCEVALQRKRASPSIETSEVTANKQLRIRQEPASAKVKKVRTVSTDSSVSGSESALSHRLLKSRNRKTKAVFKSTTSTPATKVHVAAKKEDLQSDSEDSNSIKQAASLNSQRLVRIRNCSLLAESFKYQAAEAILNKSQLNGEKTKAEQPTSSEASAQLHSLKDINSYLRSIKYSGHKIKISTSMCNLKQLEKLLSSLRNAIELSADPVRSDVLIMDRGERTYKFLVTVASGKPILCTKWLQSLKDTRSITVKPTHLFNDDKFETQYKFQPLATTKQAKLLRNIDFMLGTEIQPSAQELKAIIECAGGTVFTKPPRKNRFYMVASKDDMRSFQSLHSCDNVVYIKTEGVMQALVQNRVELLESYKLDIS, from the exons ATGGAGTTGGCACATGCCACAATTACCTTGCTATCGGACGACACTGTTAAGCTTTGCGCTGTGGGTGGCAGGATCTATGTGAATGGAAGCGAAACCGAAGTTCGGCGCATTACAAGAACAGACGCTAACAATGGACAGGTAGAGCTTCGTTTTGGCAATGCCGCCGCCAAACTGCACTTTATTGATTTCGAAGAG GCACTCAATAGCACCGGCTTGGCAGAAGATTCGGTTGACATAACGCCTGATAGTTTCCTTATACCAGAAACGGCGCCAGCCTCGGCAAACGCTACAAGCAACATGGACAGCTTTAATATACCCGAAACACAGGCTGTTAACTTTGCCATGTGTGATGATTTTATTATACCCGAAACACAAGATGTGCGGCCGGCTCTGTCTAACGCTCCAGAACCAAACGTAAGCGAAGATGATTCCTCGGAACTCGGGTCACAGATACGTATGTGTACGCAGGACTTTAACGAGGTGAATGAGGATGCCTTCGATGATTTGGATTCGTCTTTGCTGCTGAAGCAGGCAAGTGAATCCAAATTCAATCAGACAACAG ATACATCTGCTTTGAATTGGTCTGTTACCACCCCTGGTCGCTTTGAGCAGGATGTAACTGGTAAAGTTCCAGATGCAGATGTACCCTGCACACCGGATATATTGGAATTGCTGGAAGGCAATTATTCCAATGAAGGTCAGGAAGCGCCAGCTACTTTGGAAACGCCAGAGGAGACGCCCCAGGACGCCATCGAAGATTTTGATTCGTCCTTGCTGCTGAAGCCGGCACGTGCATCCAAATGCAACCAGGTAAAAG ATACCACTACGTTGAATTGGACTGGTACCAATAGGAACAGCACTAAGCATCAGCATCAGAGTGTTCGTAGCGAAGGACACTGCATTACACCTGAACTTTTTCAGCAGGATGAGGCCGGCAAAGCTGAAGCGACAGATCTACCGCGCACATCGGATATATTGGAGTTGCTGGAAGGCAATAATTCCAATGAGGACCAGCAAGCTTCAGCTGCTTTGGAAACACCAGAGACTACGCCAACAGAGCAACAGGAGCGACATGAGCAAGATTTTATTGCTACACAATTATTTGTCAGGCAGGATGCCATCGATGATTTTGATTCGTCCTTGCTGATGGAGCCGCCACGCAGAGTCAGTTCAACTAAAATTGGCAATTTGGTGGTGCCTGCAATATCCACAAATAACTCAAAAAGATGCAGCATCAATCACCAGGACGCCCAGGACTTGTTGCCAACGCAGCCATTTTTAAAGCTGAAAGACTTGGTAGACAACCAGGGAAACTTTCAGGACTTTATTGCCACACAAGCGTTTATAAGTGTAGCTGCCTTAGAACCATCAGAGGATGTGCCCACAGAGCAACAGGAGCAGGAGCATCATGATCAAGATTTTATGCCTACACAACCATTTGTCAGGTTCAGTTCAACAAAAGTTGACAATGTAATGGAGTCTGCAATATCCACAAATAACTCCAATAATCAGTACGCACAGGATTTTATACCAACACAGCCATTTGTGAAGCGCAAGCATCAGGAAAACTTGCAGGACTTTATACCCACGCAAGCGTTTACAAGTCCTACAGTGTCACCAAAAGCTACTCCGCCTACGCAGGATATGCTGGCGACGCAATTATTTGTACCACAAAATGAAAAGACagtagctgttgttgccgAGAACGCTCTGGACATAACCAACACTTTAAGCATGTACGACGAACTAGATAACGAGTTGATAGGGCTTGTTGCCTTAGCTGACCAGTCGATTTCACCCTCAGACAATCAGAATTTAAGTGAGAGCAGACTGCTTGAATTGACAGGG TTGAAGCCATGTGAAGTAGCCCTACAACGAAAACGTGCCTCACCTAGCATTGAAACCTCAGAAGTAACAG CTAACAAGCAACTTCGCATTCGTCAAGAGCCTGCgtcagcaaaagtaaaaaaagtGCGTACAGTCAGTACAGACAGTTCAGTGAGCGGTTCTGAGTCCGCATTGT CTCACCGCTTGCTGAAATCACGcaacagaaaaacaaaagcagtatTTAAGTCCACTACCTCTACGCCAGCAACGAAAGTCCATGTGGCTGCTAAAAAAGAAGACTTACAGTCTGACAGCGAAGACTCTAACAGTATCAAACAAGCAGCTTCCCTGAACTCTCAACGGCTGGTTAGAATAAGAAATTGTTCACTGTTGGCGGAGAGTTTTAAATAtcaagcagctgaagcaattttaaataaatcccAACTAAACGGAGAGAAAACAAAGGCGGAGCAACCAACAAGTTCCGAGGCATCTGCTCAGCTTCACTCATTGAAAG ACATCAATTCCTACTTAAGGAGCATTAAATACTCTggacacaaaataaaaatctcaACGTCCATGTGTAATCTTAAACAATTGGAAAAGCTGCTTAGCTCGCTCAGAA ATGCTATAGAGTTATCTGCAGACCCCGTTCGGTCGGATGTGTTGATTATGGACCGTGGCGAGCGCACTTATAAGTTTCTAGTAACAGTCGCCAGCGGCAAACCCATACTCTGTACCAAGTGGCTGCAGTCCCTAAAGGATACACGTTCTATAACAGTTAAGCCAACGCATCTCTTCAATGATGACAAATTTGAAACGCAGTACAAATTCCAGCCTTTGGCTACGACGAAGCAAGCCAAACTATTAAGGAACATAGACTTCATGTTGGGCACTGAGATACAGCCTTCTGCCCAGGAATTGAAAG cTATTATAGAATGCGCTGGCGGCACAGTATTTACCAAACCTCCGCGCAAAAATCGTTTTTATATGGTGGCTTCCAAAGATGATATGCGCAGTTTCCAAAGTCTGCACAGCTGTGATAATGTGGTCTATATCAAAACGGAGGGCGTCATGCAGGCGCTAGTGCAAAATCGGGTAGAGCTGCTTGAAAGCTACAAACTTGAcattagttaa
- the LOC108598689 gene encoding sodium-coupled monocarboxylate transporter 1 produces the protein MFGTILKLLTLCALAHSISSHTLRPQQQQQVPISPEQKYLLVRGDVSTSSTEQMEFNDAASLLLTAFRHAHPQTMQPALQECSDPSHKASFTFIDYFILLAMLVVSLGIGIFYGFFQTGGSSSDEFLLGSGMKLLPVTLSLTTSFITAIELLGNPAEMYFQGTQFVIIVVPMVLVIPVAVKIFYPIYFKMELTSCYEYLGIRFGKQLRLLGALLYVIQMCFYTAVAVLAPAISLSAATGLNTKIAVVLIYVVCVFYSSMGGIKACVIADSFQAAVLAVSLVLLVGLGTFYSGDPIEIFSTAADRSRLEFFNFDPNPTTRHTVWSVVIGGFFYWTSLFCTNQASVQKCMSLKSLKLAKIALGFAIIGLILVFLLNFYTGLMVFNHYADCDPLSVSRITASDQLLPYYVINTYEQVYTIAGIFVAGIFAASLGTVASALNSLSAVTCEDLLINGLNIKISPEKGATYAKWMSLGYGIASFGLVFIVEHLGGVLQATLTLNGLIGGVTLGLFVLGIACKQANAKGAFYGGLLSLALVVFIGVMAQLGSVETPTLPTSVELCNCHMNVTGIIEELLTESLQPLPAEGFASWSIFRLSYMWFSMIGCLLTVFLGWLFSLIIEMIERRSVLRITSKGIDNPALSEEVCKAEPTTVQLSTTVKPLDTSGDEGHVNLAIRLDDETSDK, from the exons ATGTTTGGCACCATATTGAAACTATTGACGCTCTGTGCGCTGGCGCATTCCATAAGCTCGCATACGCTTAGGcctcagcaacagcaacaggtgCCCATAAGCCCCGAGCAAAAGTATTTGCTGGTGCGTGGCGATGTGAGCACATCCAGCACGGAGCAAATGGAGTTTAATGATGCCGCCAGTCTGCTGCTGACCGCCTTTAGGCATGCACATCCGCAGACAATGCAGCCAGCGCTGCAGGAATGCAGCGATCCTAGTCACAAGGCCAGCTTCACCTTCATTGATTACTTCATACTATTGGCCATGTTGGTCGTATCGCTGGGCATAGGCATCTTCTATGGTTTCTTTCAAACCGGTGGCAGCTCTTCGGATGAGTTTCTGCTTGGCTCGGGCATGAAGCTGTTGCCCGTTACGTTGAGTTTGACCACCAGCTTCATCACTGCCATTGAGCTGCTGGGCAATCCCGCTGAAATGTATTTCCAGGGCACACAGTTTGTGATCATTGTGGTGCCAATGGTGCTGGTCATACCGGTAGCTGTGAAGATCTTCTATcccatttattttaaaatggaGCTCACCAGCTGCTATGAGTATTTGGGTATACGCTTTGGCAAACAGTTGCGTCTACTGGGCGCTCTGCTCTATGTTATTCAG aTGTGCTTCTATACCGCTGTGGCTGTCCTAGCCCCCGCTATATCCTTGTCTGCGGCTACAGGCTTGAATACCAAAATTGCCGTTGTGCTGATCTATGTTGTTTGTGTCTTTTACTCCTCTATGGGTGGCATCAAGGCGTGTGTCATCGCCGATTCCTTTCAG GCCGCTGTGCTGGCTGTATCCTTGGTGCTTCTGGTGGGTCTCGGCACCTTCTATAGCGGTGATCCCATAGAGATTTTCAGCACCGCCGCCGATCGCAGTCGCTTGGAGTTTTTCAA CTTTGATCCGAATCCAACGACACGGCATACAGTCTGGTCTGTGGTTATTGGCGGCTTCTTCTACTGGACCTCGCTATTCTGCACCAATCAGGCTTCAGTGCAAAAATGCATGTCCCTAAAGTCCTTAAAGTTGGCCAAAATAGCGTTGGGCTTTGCCATCATAGGCCTAATCCTGGTCTTCTTGCTCAACTTTTATACTGGACTCATGGTGTTCAATCATTATGCCGACTGTGATCCTTTGAGCGTGTCGCGCATCACGGCCTCGGATCAGCTGCTGCCCTACTATGTCATCAATACTTATGAGCAGGTTTACACTATTGCTGGCATCTTCGTAGCAGGAATATTTGCCGCCAGCTTGGG CACTGTGGCCTCCGCCTTGAACTCTTTGTCTGCTGTCACCTGCGAGGATCTGTTAATCAATGGACTGAACATTAAGATTTCTCCGGAGAAAGGCGCCACATATGCCAAGTGGATGTCACTGGGCTATGGCATAGCCTCGTTTGGTTTGGTCTTCATAGTGGAGCACTTGGGTGGCGTGCTGCAGGCTACGCTAACACTAAATGGACTCATTGGCGGTGTGACCTTGGGTCTCTTCGTGCTGGGCATTGCCTGCAAGCAGGCGAATGCCAAAGGCGCCTTCTATGGTGGCTTGCTGTCGCTGGCGCTGGTCGTCTTCATCGGCGTCATGGCGCAGCTGGGCAGCGTCGAGACTCCAACATTACCCACTTCGGTGGAGCTTTGCAATTGTCATATGAATGTGACTGGCATTATAGAAGAGCTGCTAACCGAGAGCTTACAGCCGTTGCCAGCAGAGGGTTTTGC CTCCTGGTCCATATTTCGGCTGAGTTACATGTGGTTCAGCATGATCGGCTGTCTACTCACAGTCTTTCTAGGCTGGCTCTTCTCTCTAATTATTGAAATGATTGAACGACGCAGCGTGCTGCGCATCACCAGCAAGGGCATTGATAATCCCGCTCTGTCGGAGGAAGTCTGCAAGGCTGAGCCCACTACAGTGCAGTTAAGTACTACGGTTAAGCCCCTGGACACAAGCGGCGACGAGGGACATGTTAATCTAGCCATACGATTGGACGATGAGACAAGcgacaaataa